One window from the genome of Variovorax sp. PAMC26660 encodes:
- a CDS encoding L-iditol 2-dehydrogenase produces the protein MSSRLQDRHVLLTGAGGGIGLAVAEACIAEGARCSVIDRAMAAPDAVRALQQRHPDSLAYIAADVTDTQAIAHLLAEAQVAFGPIHTLFNNAAVFDLAPLLDSDEASFDRLFAVNVKGMFFVMQAVLRHMVEVGTQGASVINMASQAGRRGEALVSHYCATKAAVISYTQSAALAMAPHGIRVNGIAPGVVDTPMWDHVDSLFAKAEGLPPGEKKRRVGLEVPLGRMGLPGDIAGAAVFLASDEARYITAQTLNVDGGNVMS, from the coding sequence ATGAGCAGCCGCCTGCAAGATCGCCATGTGCTGCTGACCGGTGCGGGCGGCGGCATCGGGCTCGCGGTGGCCGAGGCCTGCATTGCCGAAGGTGCGCGCTGCAGCGTGATCGATCGTGCAATGGCGGCACCCGATGCGGTGCGGGCGCTCCAGCAGCGCCATCCCGACAGCCTGGCCTACATCGCGGCCGACGTGACGGACACCCAGGCCATCGCGCACCTGCTGGCCGAGGCGCAGGTCGCCTTCGGTCCGATCCACACGCTGTTCAACAACGCGGCCGTGTTCGACCTCGCACCGCTGCTCGACAGCGACGAGGCCTCGTTCGACAGGCTGTTCGCGGTCAACGTGAAGGGCATGTTCTTCGTCATGCAGGCCGTGCTGCGCCACATGGTGGAGGTCGGCACGCAGGGCGCGTCGGTCATCAACATGGCTTCGCAGGCCGGGCGCCGCGGCGAGGCGCTGGTGTCGCACTACTGTGCGACCAAGGCGGCCGTCATCAGCTACACCCAGAGCGCCGCGCTGGCCATGGCGCCGCACGGCATCCGCGTCAATGGCATTGCGCCCGGGGTGGTCGATACGCCGATGTGGGACCATGTCGACAGCCTGTTCGCCAAGGCCGAAGGGTTGCCGCCCGGTGAGAAGAAGCGGCGTGTCGGCCTCGAAGTGCCGCTCGGGCGCATGGGTTTGCCGGGAGACATCGCGGGTGCTGCTGTATTTCTTGCCAGCGACGAGGCGCGCTACATCACGGCGCAGACCTTGAATGTCGATGGCGGCAACGTCATGAGCTGA
- a CDS encoding AraC family transcriptional regulator, with protein sequence MTTSTRKRAIPRQRQPELERDFARSPSLGYEAPEETGLVRCLAHGFPSPLVRWHFHEDYELHLITETSGKAFIGDWIGPFQPGHLVLCGPRLPHNWISLDVPEGGAAGRDRVIQFRHEPIERAASDIPELREVMQLLERARHGIEFFGMSQQAQAHWDSIKAARGVRRLGLFFEFMADLAQCTDYRLLSSVQMQGAQGADGDAQVDQINGIVNRITNNMAEPISMSDVAAELGMSESRFSRFFRRSTGNSFTDFVNRVRINSACHLLMQTDHYVTDICYQVGFNNVANFNRRFLEIKGMTPSEFRRQADTRFG encoded by the coding sequence ATGACAACCTCCACACGCAAACGCGCGATTCCCCGTCAGCGCCAGCCGGAGCTGGAGCGCGACTTTGCGCGCTCGCCCTCGCTGGGCTACGAGGCGCCTGAAGAAACCGGCCTCGTGCGCTGCCTGGCGCACGGCTTTCCAAGCCCGCTGGTGCGATGGCACTTCCATGAAGACTACGAGCTGCACCTGATCACCGAGACATCGGGCAAGGCCTTCATCGGCGACTGGATCGGGCCGTTCCAGCCAGGGCACCTGGTGCTGTGTGGGCCACGGCTGCCGCACAACTGGATTTCGCTCGACGTGCCTGAAGGCGGCGCTGCCGGGCGAGACCGCGTGATCCAGTTTCGCCACGAGCCCATCGAGCGCGCCGCCTCTGATATTCCGGAGCTGCGCGAGGTGATGCAGTTGCTCGAACGCGCGCGCCACGGCATCGAGTTCTTCGGCATGTCGCAGCAGGCGCAGGCGCACTGGGACAGCATCAAGGCTGCGCGCGGCGTGCGCCGCCTGGGGCTGTTCTTCGAGTTCATGGCCGACCTGGCGCAATGCACCGACTACCGGCTGCTGTCGAGCGTGCAGATGCAGGGCGCGCAGGGCGCAGACGGTGATGCGCAGGTCGACCAGATCAACGGCATCGTCAACCGCATCACCAACAACATGGCGGAGCCGATCTCGATGTCGGACGTGGCGGCCGAGTTGGGCATGAGCGAGAGCCGTTTCAGCCGGTTCTTCCGGCGCTCCACCGGCAACAGTTTCACCGACTTCGTCAACCGCGTGCGCATCAACAGCGCCTGCCATCTGTTGATGCAGACCGACCACTACGTGACGGACATCTGCTACCAGGTGGGCTTCAACAACGTGGCGAACTTCAACCGGCGCTTTCTTGAAATCAAGGGCATGACGCCGAGCGAATTCAGGCGCCAGGCCGACACACGCTTCGGCTGA
- a CDS encoding carbohydrate kinase family protein gives MRIALTGEALIDFTASEAGTLAFLGHEGGSPLNTAVACARLGQPTGFLTQLSTDLFGERLMGFLERNGVDTSFILRSNAPSTLAFVERTPQTNRYAFYTRGSADATWAPEPLPQLPAECRFLHFGSISLLQDPAATRIADLIAANAGRCVIVFDPNVRPSLIADMATYRTRASSWFAMADLVKLSDEDAELLAPGKPVEALAADCLAAGARAVIVTRGGDGATLWRTGHEALTVAAPRVKVVDTIGAGDTFTAGLSVSLLAHGVERPEQLNALGDEAWKEVMRFAATAAALNCTREGADPPTLEAVHAALAQEDNGAVASRF, from the coding sequence ATGCGCATTGCACTCACGGGCGAAGCCCTGATCGATTTCACCGCCAGCGAGGCGGGCACCCTGGCCTTCCTGGGCCATGAAGGCGGCTCGCCGCTCAACACGGCCGTGGCCTGTGCGCGGCTTGGGCAGCCGACCGGCTTTCTCACGCAACTGTCGACCGACCTGTTCGGCGAGCGGCTGATGGGCTTTCTTGAGCGCAACGGCGTGGACACCAGCTTCATCCTGCGCAGCAACGCGCCCTCGACGCTGGCCTTTGTCGAGCGCACGCCGCAGACCAATCGCTATGCCTTCTACACGCGCGGCAGTGCCGATGCCACTTGGGCGCCCGAACCGCTGCCGCAGTTGCCGGCGGAGTGCCGCTTCCTGCATTTCGGTTCGATCTCGCTGCTGCAGGACCCGGCCGCCACGCGCATCGCCGATTTGATTGCGGCGAACGCGGGTCGCTGCGTGATCGTGTTCGATCCGAATGTGCGGCCCAGCCTGATTGCCGACATGGCCACCTACCGGACGCGTGCCTCAAGCTGGTTTGCAATGGCTGACCTCGTCAAGCTGAGCGATGAAGATGCAGAGTTGCTTGCACCGGGCAAGCCGGTCGAGGCGCTTGCGGCCGATTGCCTTGCGGCTGGCGCGCGTGCCGTGATCGTCACGCGCGGCGGTGACGGCGCCACGCTCTGGCGCACGGGCCATGAGGCACTGACCGTGGCCGCGCCGCGCGTGAAGGTGGTCGACACCATCGGCGCGGGCGATACTTTCACTGCGGGGCTGTCGGTCTCGCTGCTGGCGCATGGCGTCGAGCGGCCGGAGCAGCTCAACGCGCTGGGCGACGAGGCCTGGAAAGAGGTGATGCGCTTTGCCGCCACCGCCGCCGCCCTGAACTGCACCCGCGAGGGCGCGGACCCACCGACGCTGGAAGCCGTTCACGCCGCACTCGCGCAGGAAGACAATGGGGCCGTCGCTTCCCGGTTCTGA
- a CDS encoding transaldolase family protein: MNEDFHLYLDSADLTELKTCLPHPVVHGVTTNPTLLQRACVGRAAVPDLLKRCIELGARQVQAQVYSSEVDGMLEDAQALLSQFDRGQLVIKIPATRQGLDAGARLIAQGVPVTFTAVYAPEQAHFAAQLGAAYAAPYLGRLEDAGVSGLALIAQMQSLVAQRPSSGTRLLVASIRSREAYLSLLGLGVGAITIPPRLFVELLDHPATLAAERGFLADARALP, encoded by the coding sequence ATGAACGAAGATTTCCACCTGTACCTCGACAGTGCTGACCTGACAGAGTTGAAGACCTGTCTGCCGCACCCGGTGGTTCATGGCGTGACGACCAATCCCACGCTGCTGCAGCGCGCATGCGTTGGCCGCGCCGCTGTGCCTGACCTGCTCAAGCGCTGCATCGAACTGGGCGCGCGCCAGGTGCAGGCGCAGGTGTATTCGAGCGAGGTCGACGGCATGCTCGAAGACGCGCAGGCCCTGCTGTCGCAGTTCGACCGGGGCCAACTGGTCATCAAGATTCCCGCCACGCGCCAGGGCCTCGATGCCGGCGCCCGGCTCATCGCGCAGGGCGTGCCGGTCACGTTCACTGCGGTGTATGCGCCTGAGCAAGCGCACTTCGCGGCGCAACTGGGTGCGGCCTACGCGGCGCCGTACCTCGGGCGGCTCGAAGACGCGGGCGTGAGCGGACTGGCGTTGATTGCTCAGATGCAATCGCTCGTGGCACAGCGGCCTTCGTCGGGCACGCGCCTGCTGGTCGCCAGCATCCGCTCGCGTGAAGCCTACTTGTCCCTGCTGGGGCTCGGCGTGGGAGCCATCACCATTCCGCCGCGCCTCTTTGTCGAACTGCTCGACCATCCCGCCACGCTGGCCGCCGAACGCGGCTTCCTGGCGGATGCGCGCGCCTTGCCCTGA
- the dalD gene encoding D-arabinitol 4-dehydrogenase — MLHLGLGSFHRAHQAVYLQRLIDAGDTRWSLSGANIRPDMADVVAALQAQGGRYTLETVSPAGEYRYEQIEAIREVLPYERSLAAVIARGAAPSTRIVSFTVTEAGYYLDTKGKLDLSFADLAADIERARRGEAGETVYGAVCAILRARKAAGAGAVTLLNCDNLRHNGDRFRAGLLEFIAYAGDADLLAWVNANTRCPNAMVDRITPRPPPELRARVKAATGRDDAAPVTGESFIQWVIEDNFAAGRPDWGRVGVELVESVQPYEEAKIRILNATHSCIAWAGTLIGLDFIHEGTHNAAIRKMAYDYVTDDVIPCLSPSPIDLAAYRDVVLDRFGNPAIRDTNQRVAADGFSKIPGFIAPTVRERLAAGQSIDSVAMLPALFLAFLQRWHNGSLPYAYQDQGMDEAAAHAICDATDPVAALCAGAALWGNIAGDARLVDAVRRASERVARFVETESQP; from the coding sequence GTGCTTCACCTGGGCCTGGGCTCGTTCCATCGGGCGCACCAGGCGGTCTACCTGCAGCGGCTGATCGATGCGGGAGACACCCGCTGGTCGCTGTCGGGCGCCAACATCCGGCCCGACATGGCCGACGTCGTCGCGGCCCTGCAGGCGCAGGGCGGGCGCTATACGCTCGAAACCGTGTCGCCGGCCGGCGAATACCGCTACGAGCAGATCGAGGCCATCCGCGAGGTGCTGCCCTACGAGCGCTCGCTGGCGGCCGTGATCGCGCGCGGTGCGGCGCCGTCCACGCGCATCGTGTCGTTCACGGTGACCGAAGCCGGCTACTACCTCGACACCAAGGGCAAGCTGGACCTGTCGTTCGCCGACCTGGCGGCCGACATCGAGCGTGCGCGGCGTGGCGAAGCGGGTGAGACCGTCTACGGCGCCGTCTGCGCGATCCTGCGTGCGCGCAAGGCGGCAGGGGCCGGCGCAGTGACGCTGCTCAACTGCGACAACCTGCGCCACAACGGCGACCGCTTCCGCGCGGGCCTGCTGGAGTTCATCGCATACGCGGGCGACGCTGACCTGCTGGCCTGGGTGAACGCGAACACGCGTTGCCCGAACGCGATGGTCGATCGCATCACGCCGCGTCCACCGCCCGAACTGCGTGCGCGCGTGAAGGCCGCCACCGGCCGCGACGATGCGGCGCCGGTCACCGGAGAAAGCTTCATCCAGTGGGTCATCGAAGACAACTTCGCGGCCGGGCGTCCCGACTGGGGACGCGTGGGCGTGGAACTGGTCGAATCGGTGCAGCCGTATGAAGAGGCCAAGATCCGCATCCTCAACGCCACGCACAGTTGCATCGCCTGGGCGGGTACGCTGATCGGGCTGGACTTCATCCACGAGGGCACGCACAACGCGGCGATCCGCAAGATGGCCTACGACTACGTCACCGACGACGTGATCCCATGCCTGAGCCCGAGTCCGATCGACCTTGCGGCCTACCGCGACGTGGTGCTCGACCGTTTCGGCAACCCCGCGATTCGTGACACCAACCAGCGCGTGGCGGCGGACGGTTTCTCGAAGATCCCCGGCTTCATTGCACCGACCGTGCGCGAGCGGCTGGCGGCGGGCCAGAGCATCGACAGCGTGGCGATGCTGCCCGCGTTGTTCCTGGCGTTCCTGCAGCGCTGGCACAACGGGTCGCTGCCCTACGCTTACCAGGACCAGGGCATGGACGAAGCGGCGGCGCACGCTATCTGCGACGCCACCGACCCAGTGGCCGCGCTGTGCGCAGGCGCGGCGCTGTGGGGCAACATCGCGGGCGATGCGCGGCTGGTCGATGCGGTGCGCCGCGCGAGCGAGCGCGTGGCGCGCTTCGTCGAAACGGAAAGCCAGCCATGA
- the xylB gene encoding xylulokinase produces MYLGLDLGTSELKALLLADDHCIVGVARAALTVERPQPLWSEQAPGQWWQALEQVMADLRAAHGEALSAVRAIGLSGQMHGATLLDAAGEVLRPAILWNDGRSGAQCEALTRAVPRLGEIAGNLAMPGFTAPKLLWVREHEPEIFKRVARVLLPKDWLRFMLSGEAVSEMSDAAGTLWLDVGARDWSDELLAATGLTRDHMPRLVEGSEVSAQLKPELAARWGLHEGVKIAGGAGDNAASAVGMGLVEPGQGFVSLGTSGVVFVSTDRFLPNPAQAMHAFCHALPKRWHQMSVMLSAASAVSWAVKAFKFADEAALLEAAASVALVDRARCPLFLPYLSGERSPHNNPNAQGALFGLTHAHGPAEIAYAVVEGVSFGLRDGFDTLRLPADMPLREVALVGGGARSIWWGQLLADIFQVPLTLYAGSETGGALGAARLAWLAHGGAVAEVCTLPPVKQKLVPSSEGADGHKTRHARFQVLYMALRDQFR; encoded by the coding sequence TTGTATCTGGGACTCGACCTCGGCACGTCCGAGCTCAAGGCGCTGCTGCTCGCCGACGATCACTGCATCGTTGGCGTGGCACGTGCAGCACTCACGGTCGAACGACCGCAACCGCTCTGGTCGGAGCAGGCACCGGGCCAGTGGTGGCAGGCGCTGGAGCAGGTCATGGCGGACCTGCGGGCCGCGCATGGCGAGGCGCTGTCGGCGGTGCGTGCCATCGGCCTGTCGGGCCAGATGCATGGCGCCACGCTGCTCGATGCGGCGGGCGAGGTGCTGCGGCCGGCGATCCTCTGGAACGACGGGCGCAGTGGCGCGCAGTGCGAGGCGCTGACGCGCGCCGTGCCACGCCTGGGCGAGATCGCGGGCAACCTTGCGATGCCCGGCTTCACTGCGCCCAAGCTGCTGTGGGTGCGCGAGCACGAACCCGAGATATTCAAGCGCGTGGCGCGCGTGCTGCTGCCCAAGGACTGGCTGCGCTTCATGCTCAGTGGCGAGGCGGTCAGCGAGATGTCGGACGCGGCGGGCACGCTGTGGCTCGACGTGGGGGCACGCGACTGGTCCGACGAACTGCTCGCAGCCACGGGGCTGACGCGCGATCACATGCCGCGGCTGGTCGAAGGCAGCGAGGTGTCGGCGCAACTCAAGCCCGAGCTTGCGGCGCGCTGGGGATTGCACGAGGGCGTGAAGATCGCAGGCGGTGCGGGCGACAACGCGGCCAGCGCGGTCGGCATGGGGCTGGTCGAGCCGGGACAGGGTTTTGTGTCGCTCGGTACTTCAGGCGTGGTGTTCGTGTCGACCGATCGCTTCTTGCCGAATCCCGCGCAGGCGATGCATGCTTTTTGCCATGCGCTGCCGAAGCGTTGGCACCAGATGTCGGTGATGCTTTCCGCCGCGAGCGCGGTGAGTTGGGCCGTGAAGGCATTCAAGTTTGCCGACGAGGCAGCGCTGCTCGAAGCGGCGGCATCGGTTGCGCTGGTGGATCGGGCGCGATGCCCGCTGTTCCTGCCGTACCTGTCGGGCGAGCGCTCACCGCATAACAACCCGAATGCACAGGGCGCGCTGTTCGGGCTGACGCATGCGCACGGCCCGGCGGAGATCGCCTATGCGGTGGTCGAGGGCGTGAGCTTCGGCTTGCGCGACGGCTTCGACACCCTGCGCCTGCCGGCCGACATGCCACTGCGCGAAGTCGCGCTGGTGGGCGGCGGTGCGCGCAGCATCTGGTGGGGCCAGCTGCTGGCCGACATCTTTCAGGTGCCGCTCACGCTGTACGCGGGCAGCGAGACGGGCGGGGCGCTCGGTGCGGCGCGCCTGGCATGGCTGGCCCACGGTGGCGCGGTGGCCGAGGTGTGTACGCTGCCGCCGGTCAAGCAGAAGCTGGTGCCTTCGTCCGAAGGCGCCGATGGACACAAGACGCGCCATGCGCGCTTCCAGGTGCTGTACATGGCGTTGCGCGACCAATTCCGTTGA